TATGCTAATGGTCGGTCCTTCGTTAGGTTTTATGGGCTACTGATCtttaggttgtttttttttgttttcctttttgctttcttaAGACGTCCAATGCTCTGGTTTCGTTTTGGaccattttgttcctttttaatgagaaggaaaatttacTTACAAAGAAAATCTAAACATTATTGTTGAATGCTGCGtgaaatacataaaaatcTTGCATTCTTATACGAAATCTGTTCGTTTTCAAATTAAACATAAGTCATATTGAATAAAGAGTTACAACTTAAAACAACAGTTACTACGACATCAATAAAAGTGTAACATCAACTGTATGTTTAAAAGTTTATTTCACAGTtgaaaaatactaaaaaaaaaacttctaacGATTTAACGACCGAACCCCATTTGGGCCAAAGAAACATTCATACATATGTTCTGCTCTGGCACTCAAGTGGTGATACAAATGACGTCCATTTTCCAGTGGGCAACGCAACTTACTACTGTCAACAAGAAACACCGCGTGGCTATTCTAACTTATTCGGCTTATGTTGTATGATGGTCTAACAGGTCGATGGTTCATGCCAATGTGTGTTCGGAACGCGACGCAGacgtaatgaaattttgtttattatctaATAAATAACTTCTCACCAACAGTTGGAAGCTGCGTACGGGTCGAACCCGGTCACCAAAACGAGAGTGCGTTGAAGTAGGGAAGCATTTTGCAGACAGTCGGACAGATAGCGTCCAACAGCTAGACGGTCAGCCGGTTGGCCGGCCATAATGGTTCGGCCAATCCGGATTTTCCTGTGCCGTACGTACTATGCAGTCGAACCAAAAAACGATACTTATGACGCGTATGTTAGCGCCACCGCTGTAAGCCACCTTCTTCTGGCGCATCATTTTCAACAGATTGTGATGCTCCTACCAATCCCCTGGACCAGCTGGACGGAAGTGGAAGCGTGGCGAATTTTCTCACTTCCTGACATACGCGTTGAAGCGCACCGATATGCCCACACATACAGCAATCGTCGAACTGCTGCACACGCTTGCCTGCTTACGCCCTTACGGTTGGTTTAGTTTTTCATTCATCCGCTATAATTTACGGACTTGATGATGTGAAGCTACATGTTCCAAAACTGTCACCAACGGCAAAACGTGATTGAGTGAACGTCTTACGCTTGACCTTTTGGGATGCTACTAAATTACATTATTGCACGAGTGCATCAATGCGCATGCTGTGAGCAGATCCAAATAGACCAAACTCTGAAGGACGTTCTAAGATACACATATAAACATAGAACACTTAAATTCCAATGCACCAGGAAAATTTACATGTCGTGCCAAAAcgataaacattatttttctagTTCAAGTACCATTTCGTTATATTTTTGGGTaccatttttggttttgtacaATTTACAAAATGAGAAGCAAATTGCTCAAAGATAAAACCTGATTCATTTGATTTCCTACACTAAACTAAGCAGCAAATTCAAGAAATATGATCCAAGTGCTTTTCAAAGTGAACATTGAACCGAGCCAATTTCTCATCAGACTTAAATTCCACAGACACTGGTTTGTTTGAGATATGTTTAAAATATCTGCAACATATATTTAAACGATCAGTATATTACTTCTctgaattcaaattaattatataTCTTACTGCGAGCAGAAGAACAGCGTATCACGGATTACACGACCATAGTTGTTGAATCGCTCAACGCCGCGATTGACGCAGGTCACGATCTCAGGCAACAGATTGTCATCCAAATCGAAAATAGCTTGCAGAACGCGCTCCAGCGTTGGCTGGGTGATTCTAGTGAAGTAGTCGTACTTTTCGTTAATCTGATCTCCAACAATAGCCGAGATCTGTTCCGTGTAGTCAATCGCATTCCAGTCAATGAATCCGCGAACAACGATGTTTTGCAGTTCCGTCGATGCAACCTGAGCGGCTTCCAGAGCAGCATGGACATCGGCAGTACGCGAGGTGATCTGAATATTGGCTTGACTGGCGCATCGCGACAATGCCTGTCCGACCCAATCGATCTCGATTTCCCAGTTTGCGGTGGCTACATTAACACAGGTAGCAGGAGCAGAAGTCTCGCCTACGAACGCTTCCGTATCCTCGCGGATCTGTTCGACCTCCTCCAGAGCTTCGTTCATGCGGGAAATCAACTGACGGTTCAGCTCGACCAGCTGGTCACTCATCGAGAAGCGGACATTGTCGAACGTACCCTCCATCAGCTGGTGGATAGCTTCTGCTTGATATTGGATCTCCAGCAGGTACTCCACGAACTCTTCTTGGCTTTGGGCCAGAGTCtacacgaaacgaaacaaccaaGAAACGATCACCATTGTGTAATGTAGAAAAGAATCTATGAAACACTCACTTGACCAGCCAGggccaacagcaaacaaacgaacaaactcTTCATGATTTCTGATTTACTAGATTTACTAGTTTAGCCTTTCAGTGACTTTCTTCCACCTCGGAGATCGACTGCTTTCAAACTAATCCAATCCACGTCGCACAATGCGGTTTAAAGGCAGCTCCCACTGACCGGATATCGTTTGAAACTGACCGATACGATCGTCTCACCGCCTTATCACCGGCACCAGCAATCATGGAGCATTTTTACGAACTCTTTTGACCCACCAATTTATGCCTTTAATTTAATCTCTTCATCTATTGCCGCCATTGCACCTTCTTCCTGCTCACACACACGTTCAGGTGGCATGTGGCACTTGCACTGCTTTGGTTCACACATCGTATGCCGTTATCATCACCTGCTTTTCGGAACAGCCTCATTCCTTCGAGTCCTTCCGATCTGCCTTAATCATGTCGAACACCCGCCGCTGATTAGGAAATGGTGATTACCTTCGTATGGGTAGCTTGTCTAATCATACCCTCATAATTGGCAGATAGTACCAGAACCACACGGCGATACGCGCAAACAGTACagataaataaagtaatataGAGTGGTATTAAGATAATTGCGCTTTATCGGCAGAGAGACTAATGACGAGAcaattttccgtttcctcATGATTGTATGTGTATAAGCGAGAAGTTTGAATCACTAGCCTTTTCTTTCTACCTCGTCAAAGCCAAATTGGCCAGGGACAAGAAATcttacaacttttttttcagatatCACAAGATTAATATTGCGTCAATGAGATGGTAACCTTCCGGAATGAACAAAGCTTATGTAATGAACGTTGTTAATCCCGAATCAGCCGATACTTCCCTAAATCTTCACGAAGCAAAGGTAGTTCGATTGGGAGAGATCATACTAAAGGGAAGAACTGCAAGTATGAGAAAATTAAACTCACGATTCGATCAGATTTCAGGGTTGTTTTAATGCAGCCCAGCTGAGAACAGCGCAATTTATGTGAATTGCAGCCACGCCGATACCAATTGCTTCAACATATTAGTACACTGGAGAAGAAGTCAGCAAAATGTAGATGACTAAATATTACGTATAGCTTAAAAAACGCAATATAACCTCATCACGAATGCtaaaatttacataaacaaTGTAATCTGCAACCTTATTTTTAAGATATACTTTCCTTATCACTCATAAATACATAATACTTGAACAGGAAATAAGGATAGTACCAAGGAAATCAAACACGACGGCATGCGTTGAACAATGCAAGTAAACCACGTCAGATTTACAGCgattggaagattttttttattgataaacTGTGGTAAACAGTTTTATTACTTCCTCAATACTAACGCAACAGATATGGGCTTGCTGCCAAAAACCGTGAGCTTATGTtgtaacatcattttttaggaGTTTCTGATATGTTTTGTATAGTTACATAAATTCATGAAATAGGAAACTATTTAAATCCTACTTTTAGGTACGTGGAAGTGACATTCCAATCATGGATTAATAAAACAAGACAAGGAGGGCGCCAACACAATCGAAGATTTTCATGATCAACTGGCTTCCAGgtgcaaaccaagattggAGGAAAAGATCTATCTCTACCGTTTGTATTTTCGTgttatttataaaatgttaCCGACAAATCAGGTGATATTACTGGGATAACACACATTAACAACGACGTGAAATCTAATGTTATACCATTAAACCTTTATACCTTGATGTTTTGCTGGGTTTGTATTACGCTCGCAATAAGAAGcaaattttcctttgcttATTGCGCGCAGAAGAACAGCGTATCACGGATAACCTGTCCGTAGTTGCTGAATCGCTCAACGCCGCGATTGACGCAGGTCACGATCTCAGGCAACAGATTGTCATCCAGATCGTCAATTCCTTCCAGAACGCGCTCAAGATTGGGCCGGGTGATTCTGTTGAAATAGTCCTCCCGGTACTCAATCTGATCTCCAACAATAACTGAGAGTTGTTCGTTGCTATCAATCGCATTCCAGTCAATGAATCCGCGGACAACGATGTTTTGCAGTTCCGTCGACGCAACCTGAGCGGCTTCCAGAGCAGCATGGACATCGGCAGTACGCGAGGTGATCTGAATGTTGGCCTGACTGGCGCATCGCGACAATGCCTGTCCGACCCAATCGATCTCGATTTCCCAGTTAGCTACGGCAACATTAACACAGGTAGCAGGGGCCGATGAGTCTCCAACGAACGCTTCCGTATCCTCGCGGATCTGTTCGACCTCCTCCAGAGCTTCGTTCATGCGGGAAATCAGCTGACGGTTCAGCTCGACCAGCTGGTCACTCATCGAGAAACGAATGTTATCGAACGTCTCCTCCATCATCTCATGAACAGCTTCTGCTTGGCTCTGTATATCCATCAGGTActccaaaaaatcattctcGCTTTGAGCTAGAGACTGAACATTGTGGTAAGCTAATAATTCCTTTACACTCTCTTTTTCACAAAATTTCTTACCTGACCAGCCAGggccagcagcaaacaaacgaataaacTCTTCATTTTGTACAGTTCTTAAGGTTTTCCACCAGTCGTATGTCAGTCGTACGCACGTTCCGCGAAACTACTGCGTTGGTTAGCCTGCGTTAATCAATTTATTGATTcgttggttggtctttaaataAGATTCATTATCTTTCGATTAAGTTCCTGCTTGCCATTCAAaactttttctgttttatagTACCATCGCCATATCGGAGAGGTCAAGATTATGAAGTCCACCTAATATTTTCGATGATAAGACCGtcggtttgaaaaaaattttgctttcaaaacATTACGTGTGTGCAACATTACGTACGTACAACCACCGTATTTATCATATTTCATTATTACCTGCAATTCGGAACCTGCTACCGTGGATAAGGAACGACCTCGTGAACAAGATTAGTTAAAACGTTGCGTTGGTAGCGGTGTAACACAGTATACGCTGGCAGGTGGTCAGGAAATGTAAAGCATACACGCCTATCTTATCGTATCCTCTCGGTACGGGCCTATAGAGTAAGTACAGCTGATGTAGCAACATTTAATCACACACAGGTAATTGATTAATTGATTGACTTTCAAGCGATCATAGCCGATCAACTGAGTAACGCAATGATGCATCAAATTTCAAGTACCGAAACGAACATACATTCAGCGGGCTATACTTGCCAAACAGGTATGTCTCCTACACTAGGTGAAAGTTATGCGCTGAGCGTTTATTCAGCAAGTGTAGTTTAACTTTCATAAACCAGTTTTAACAGAAGGATACAAGCTTGCGTAATCGCATCAATATAATTACAGCTACGCATAACCTTGACACTGAGAAAGGTGATCTTTCTGTGATACCAACGTAGCACAGTCCataaaagtgcattttcaCTGCCGGCGACGATACTGCGGGGCACCACATCATGTTTGCGACACGGTAAACGTGTTAATCGGTGTTTTGCCGTTAACACGATTGTATTCAGTGTTATTAGTGGCCACAAAGGCCAAATCTGCACACTCGCATGCCATACGACTAAGCACTTTAGCCGACGGTTGGTTGACGGTTTTCCTGTGTGGCCATCCGCCATGCTTGACATGCATTTATTCACGGCTACTGCATATGATTTGCATTCATTAAGCCCCATCAACCCTGCTAGCAAAAACATCGCTGTCAAAGGAAGGGTTGCACGGCGCTGCGAATACAGAAACCTTCCCCAGGGAAGATGGACTTCTAATACGTGGATACGAATCGGTTTGCCAGCGAGTCAGTTACCGGCACATACAGCAAACCTCGCAAAATTTACCAAAAAGATGAAAGATGAAGATCACGATACACTTTATAGgggtaattaaaatttaataggTTCGTGCTACATTTTTATTCGCTAATTATAGACATTCTTCAACGGGCAGCGATCCCCACCTAactaaataatcaataaatgtGCAGTTCTATAGTGAATTTTAACTGAATGCTGATTCAATGTCACTACATTTTTGATACACATTAATTATTTGGTACttccattaaaatttaaaactattCCTTGTTGAATATGCCAAAGTAATGTTGTTTAAGTAATCTATCAATAATACTTGACGCATTCCACATTcttcaatttgcatacaaacatGTAATATACTACTTTTTTTTCACCGAGTACATATATCAAACGTATGACAATATCATTTacataattattaaaattcaactACTCGTTTTACAATTGATCGTAATCCAATCTGTCCAACCGCCTTGGGGCCTGGAAACCATTCCTATACTAACCCTCTAGattcgatttttattttattagggTGAGGGCGCGAAAAATGTGCACGACGATAGTtatgtgtttttcctttttaccgCCCGCTGTGCGTGAATCGAGTGTGAATAGATTGATGAGTCTTGTGAATGGATGGAGAATATAAACGAATCGTAATTAATACagatatgtattttttttctcttactcTCTCTATTTCACACAGTTCTTTCCGAAACGCTTCCATTCAGAAACCGATGGTGTTTCTAACGATGTGTTGTGGGACAGTTTTATGATTCTCAAGTGACAGACATAATGATTATGATCGTCGTAGCTATCAACGACCGCGTTGACAAGTGAGTTAACAAAGCTGGGAAGGCTGTTTCCAATGTTTGGTCGATTGATTAAGTCATTACTGGGTCGTTCATCATTTCTTCTAGCACATGCAGAGAGGCAGGCAAGCAAATTGTGCATGTAGGCACTGTAAACGATTTCTCCAAACCGAACAGAACCTTACATCAACGATTagtttacaaaataaattaacagaCAAACGATACTTTCAAAACTAGCATGTGCCTAAATATCGCTAATGAAGACGAGTTAAAGATTTAAAAGCTTCGCTTGTTATAGCTTAAATATTCGGGACTGTGGAAAATGTAACCGTTACCTTTACGTAACTGGCTAACGATTGCATTCCTTCTCTGGTTCAACACAGCTACTGCGTACGGAAGCTCTAAAACTCAAAGGTTGGCCTGCCAGTAAAAGGGGTTTATTCGGACGGTCAAAACACCTTTCAGCAGGCACATGCTTAAACTTTCGTCTGATGCCTAAGCTACCGGTTCGACGATCCGAAAGGATCATCGCCCCGAGGGGATTGTGGGAAACTCATACTTTAACTACGCGATCGCCGAAGGAGTTGAGTGTGTTTCGCACGTTACAATATGCTATACACCCAGCAGGTTGGGGCTGGTATTCGAAGCGGCGGAATGTGCTGTTTAGCCCGCGTGTTGCCAAATGCGAAATAACTCGTGATGCCTTAAGTATGCGGTGATGGGAAACGCCACATATACGCGAGGCAGTGAAATTTTTCACATAACACTGCCAAAAAGTGGTACTTTCTGCCATGTCGGTTGTATGCGAGACCAGCAAACGGAGCCTCCCACCCGGCACACTATTTTACCGGCCGCTCAACTTTCAAACCAACTTGGAACAAAACATGGACACAACTTTGGCTTTATGTTATTTGGTCGAAGAAATTTCCCAATCCCGAGAAACTCCCTTGAATTTAGCTTTTGTTCCGGAACTTACGCATAGCGCAGCACATCAAACTCTACATATTTTAGTTGTAGATTATCGTTTAACACAAGAAATAAATGAGTAAACGCTCATAGCCGGTTTACAACATACACATATATGAGATACGTTGTCATATAATAATATCATGGAATagattttgaatatttttgataAACATACATGGAAGTTATATGCTGAAGAACAAATTTAGCTTAAGCATATttctcttcattattttgaatttgCGTTATGAATCATTAGTCATTATAAACCATACAATAACTTACTCaatcttcaaatattttatacattaGCGAAGCTGACCCGAATTATGCGACAGATTGGAAAATTACCTGTTaaagaaagaaatagaaattgTGCATTTAATTATGGTTTAAAATCaagctttaaataaaatttgatcaAGTTGATTATGATGAAACACGCCATCATGGAATGTTGAATTGGGTGGTCACGAATCGAGCTCTAAAAAGTTAATCGACATCCACGATCCATTTGTCACTCAAATGCGCTCACT
This Anopheles marshallii chromosome 3, idAnoMarsDA_429_01, whole genome shotgun sequence DNA region includes the following protein-coding sequences:
- the LOC128715793 gene encoding uncharacterized protein LOC128715793 gives rise to the protein MKSLFVCLLLALAGQTLAQSQEEFVEYLLEIQYQAEAIHQLMEGTFDNVRFSMSDQLVELNRQLISRMNEALEEVEQIREDTEAFVGETSAPATCVNVATANWEIEIDWVGQALSRCASQANIQITSRTADVHAALEAAQVASTELQNIVVRGFIDWNAIDYTEQISAIVGDQINEKYDYFTRITQPTLERVLQAIFDLDDNLLPEIVTCVNRGVERFNNYGRVIRDTLFFCSQ
- the LOC128715794 gene encoding uncharacterized protein LOC128715794 translates to MKSLFVCLLLALAGQSLAQSENDFLEYLMDIQSQAEAVHEMMEETFDNIRFSMSDQLVELNRQLISRMNEALEEVEQIREDTEAFVGDSSAPATCVNVAVANWEIEIDWVGQALSRCASQANIQITSRTADVHAALEAAQVASTELQNIVVRGFIDWNAIDSNEQLSVIVGDQIEYREDYFNRITRPNLERVLEGIDDLDDNLLPEIVTCVNRGVERFSNYGQVIRDTLFFCAQ